A stretch of the Microcebus murinus isolate Inina chromosome 6, M.murinus_Inina_mat1.0, whole genome shotgun sequence genome encodes the following:
- the CCPG1 gene encoding cell cycle progression protein 1 isoform X3: protein MSENSSDSDSSCGWTVINHEGSDVEMVNSVTASNNCELTPECSSLEQEELQVLQVEQGESSQHGTVLMGEAAYPALEETKSAIEAEEEKSSEDNVGFGTASDDSDIVTLEPPKLEEMGNQEIIIVEEAQNPEDFNMGSSSSSQYAFCQPETERWWEKLWKIPECIWGWDDQLKHHVPSQLAFQVFSSQPSDDESSSDETGNQPSPAFRRRRTRKKTVSTSESEEQQLTAQETEPSKELSKRQFSSGLNKCVILALVIAISMGFGHFYGTIQIQNRQQLVRKIHEDELNDMKDYLSQCQQEQESFTDYKSLKDNLARCWTVTEAEKMSFETQKMNLATENQHLRKSLEKEEKALSSLLQELSKLREQIRILEDKGTSTELVKENQKLKQNLEEEKQKKHSFLNQRETLLAEAKMLKRELERERLMTMTLRVELQQLSASQTHGNSDSSSVLTEQKEIVILRERLTELERKLNFEQQRSDLWERLYVEAKEQNGKQEADGKKKGGRGNHRAKNKSKETFLGSVKETFDAMKNSTKEFVRHHKEKIKQAKEAVKENLKKFSDSVKSTFRHFKDTTKNIFDEKGNKRYGATKEAAAEKSRTTFSDYLHPEYKAPTQNQNCRGPTRQRDGRKEKPVHFEEFRKNTNSQKGTAEHDCRESYPFRKACSGVFECARQESMSLFNTVVNPIRIDEFRQLIQRYLLKELDAFHHWKELDHFINNFFLNGIFIHDQKLFTDFVNDVKDYLKDMKEYQVDNDGVFEKLDEYIYRHFFGQTFPPPYGPSRPDKKQRMVNIENARHRKQEQKHLQPQPYKREGKWHKYGRTNGRYMANLEIELGQLPFDPKY from the exons GGGTCTGATGTAGAGATGGTGAATTCTGTCACAGCCAGTAACAACTGTGAGCTTACTCCAGAATGTTCATCCTTAGAGCAAGAGGAGCTACAAGTATTGCAGGTAGAACAGGGAG AAAGCAGCCAACATGGCACAGTGTTAATGGGAGAAGCTGCTTATCCAGCTTTGGAAGAAACCAAGTCAGCAATTGAG GCAGAGGAAGAAAAGTCATCTGAAGACAATGTCGGTTTTGGAACTGCCAGTGACGATTCTGATATTGTTACCCTTGAGCCACCAAAGTTAGAAGAAATGGGAAATCAAGAAATAATCATTGTTGAAGAAGCACAGAATCCAGAAGACTTTAACATGGGCTCTTCCTCTAGCAGCCAGTATGCATTCTGTCAGCCAGAAACTG AAAGGTGGTGGGAGAAGCTGTGGAAGATTCCTGAATGCATTTGGGGATGGGATGATCAGCTGAAACACCATGTTCCTAGCCAACTCGCTTTCCAAG tattttcatCTCAGCCTAGTGACGATGAATCAAGTAGTGATGAAACCGGTAATCAGCCCAGTCCTGCCTTTAGACGACGCCGTACCAGGAAGAAGACTGTTTCTACTTCAGAATCTGAGGAACAGCAACTTACTGCACAAGAAACTGAACCATCTAAGGAGTTGAGTAAACGCCAGTTCAGTAGTGGTCTCAATAAGTGTGTTATACTTGCCTTAGTGATTGCAATCAGCATGGGATTTGGACATTTCTATG gaacAATTCAGATTCAGAATCGTCAACAATTAGTCAGAAAAATACATGAAGATGAATTGAATGATATGAAGGATTATCTTTCTCAGTGTCAACAGGAACAAGAATCTTTTACAGATTATAAG tcattGAAAGACAACCTTGCAAGGTGTTGGACCGTTACTGAAGCAGAGAAGATGTCCTTTGAAACTCAGAAAATGAACCTTGCTACGGAAAATCAGCATTTAAGAAAATCtctggagaaggaagaaaaagcctTGTCTTCATTACTGCAAGAGTTAAGCAAACTAAGAGAACAGATTAGAATATTGGAAGATAAAGGAACAAGTACTGAATTAGttaaagaaaatcagaaactTAAGCAAAATTTggaagaggaaaagcagaaaaaacacAGCTTCCTTAATCAAAGGGAGACCCTATTGGCAGAAGCAAAGATGCTAAAGAGGGAACTGGAGAGAGAACGACTAATGACCATGACTTTAAGGGTGGAACTCCAGCAACTAAGTGCTAGTCAGACACATGGCAACTCAGATTCTTCCAGTGTATTAACTGAACAAAAGGAAATAGTAATCTTACGGGAAAGACTCACTGAGCTGGAGCGGAAGCTTAACTTTGAACAGCAGCGTTCTGATTTGTGGGAAAGACTGTATGTTGAggcaaaagaacaaaatggaaaacaagaagctgatggaaaaaagaaagggggTAGAGGAAACCACAGGGCTAAAAATAAGTCAAAGGAAACATTTTTGGGTTCAGTTAAGGAAACATTTGATGCCATGAAGAATTCTACCAAGGAGTTTGTGAGgcatcataaagaaaaaattaagcaggCTAAAGAAGCTGtgaaggaaaatttgaaaaaattctcagATTCAGTTAAATCTACCTTTAGACATTTTAAAGATACCACCAAGAATATCTTCGATGAAAAGGGTAATAAAAGATATGGTGCTACAAAAGAAGCTGCAGCTGAAAAATCAAGAACAACTTTTAGTGACTATTTACATCCAGAGTACAAAGCACCTACACAGAACCAGAATTGTAGAGGCCCTACTAGGCaaagagatggaaggaaagaaaagccagTTCACTTTgaagaattcagaaaaaatacaaattcacaGAAAGGCACTGCTGAGCATGACTGTAGGGAAAGTTATCCTTTTAGAAAGGCTTGTTCCGGTGTATTTGAATGTGCTCGACAAGAATCCATGAGCCTTTTTAATACAGTGGTGAATCCTATAAGGATAGATGAATTTAGACAGTTAATTCAAAGGTACTTATTAAAAGAGCTGGATGCTTTTCATCATTGGAAAGAACTTGAtcattttatcaataattttttcctaaatggtATCTTTATACATGATCAGAAGCTCTTCACTGACTTTGTTAATGATGTTAAAGATTATCTTAAAGACATGAAGGAATATCAAGTAGATAATGATGGAGTGTTTGAGAAGTTggatgaatatatatatagacacttCTTTGGTCAAACTTTTCCCCCTCCATATGGACCCAG TCGACCTGATAAAAAGCAACGTATGGTAAATATTGAAAACGCCAGGCATCGaaaacaagaacagaagcatcttCAGCCACAGCCTTATAAAAGGGAAGGTAAATGGCATAAATATGGTCGCACTAATGGAAGATACATGGCAAATCTTGAAATAGAATTGGGGCAATTACCTTTTGATCCTAAATATTGA
- the CCPG1 gene encoding cell cycle progression protein 1 isoform X4, translating to MSENSSDSDSSCGWTVINHEGSDVEMVNSVTASNNCELTPECSSLEQEELQVLQVEQGESSQHGTVLMGEAAYPALEETKSAIEAEEEKSSEDNVGFGTASDDSDIVTLEPPKLEEMGNQEIIIVEEAQNPEDFNMGSSSSSQYAFCQPETVFSSQPSDDESSSDETGNQPSPAFRRRRTRKKTVSTSESEEQQLTAQETEPSKELSKRQFSSGLNKCVILALVIAISMGFGHFYVMLSCYVAQAGLELLASSNPPNLASQITGITGTIQIQNRQQLVRKIHEDELNDMKDYLSQCQQEQESFTDYKSLKDNLARCWTVTEAEKMSFETQKMNLATENQHLRKSLEKEEKALSSLLQELSKLREQIRILEDKGTSTELVKENQKLKQNLEEEKQKKHSFLNQRETLLAEAKMLKRELERERLMTMTLRVELQQLSASQTHGNSDSSSVLTEQKEIVILRERLTELERKLNFEQQRSDLWERLYVEAKEQNGKQEADGKKKGGRGNHRAKNKSKETFLGSVKETFDAMKNSTKEFVRHHKEKIKQAKEAVKENLKKFSDSVKSTFRHFKDTTKNIFDEKGNKRYGATKEAAAEKSRTTFSDYLHPEYKAPTQNQNCRGPTRQRDGRKEKPVHFEEFRKNTNSQKGTAEHDCRESYPFRKACSGVFECARQESMSLFNTVVNPIRIDEFRQLIQRYLLKELDAFHHWKELDHFINNFFLNGIFIHDQKLFTDFVNDVKDYLKDMKEYQVDNDGVFEKLDEYIYRHFFGQTFPPPYGPSRPDKKQRMVNIENARHRKQEQKHLQPQPYKREGKWHKYGRTNGRYMANLEIELGQLPFDPKY from the exons GGGTCTGATGTAGAGATGGTGAATTCTGTCACAGCCAGTAACAACTGTGAGCTTACTCCAGAATGTTCATCCTTAGAGCAAGAGGAGCTACAAGTATTGCAGGTAGAACAGGGAG AAAGCAGCCAACATGGCACAGTGTTAATGGGAGAAGCTGCTTATCCAGCTTTGGAAGAAACCAAGTCAGCAATTGAG GCAGAGGAAGAAAAGTCATCTGAAGACAATGTCGGTTTTGGAACTGCCAGTGACGATTCTGATATTGTTACCCTTGAGCCACCAAAGTTAGAAGAAATGGGAAATCAAGAAATAATCATTGTTGAAGAAGCACAGAATCCAGAAGACTTTAACATGGGCTCTTCCTCTAGCAGCCAGTATGCATTCTGTCAGCCAGAAACTG tattttcatCTCAGCCTAGTGACGATGAATCAAGTAGTGATGAAACCGGTAATCAGCCCAGTCCTGCCTTTAGACGACGCCGTACCAGGAAGAAGACTGTTTCTACTTCAGAATCTGAGGAACAGCAACTTACTGCACAAGAAACTGAACCATCTAAGGAGTTGAGTAAACGCCAGTTCAGTAGTGGTCTCAATAAGTGTGTTATACTTGCCTTAGTGATTGCAATCAGCATGGGATTTGGACATTTCTATG tgATGctatcttgctatgttgcccaggctggtcttgaactcctggcctcaagcaaccctcccaacttggcctcccaaatcactgggataacag gaacAATTCAGATTCAGAATCGTCAACAATTAGTCAGAAAAATACATGAAGATGAATTGAATGATATGAAGGATTATCTTTCTCAGTGTCAACAGGAACAAGAATCTTTTACAGATTATAAG tcattGAAAGACAACCTTGCAAGGTGTTGGACCGTTACTGAAGCAGAGAAGATGTCCTTTGAAACTCAGAAAATGAACCTTGCTACGGAAAATCAGCATTTAAGAAAATCtctggagaaggaagaaaaagcctTGTCTTCATTACTGCAAGAGTTAAGCAAACTAAGAGAACAGATTAGAATATTGGAAGATAAAGGAACAAGTACTGAATTAGttaaagaaaatcagaaactTAAGCAAAATTTggaagaggaaaagcagaaaaaacacAGCTTCCTTAATCAAAGGGAGACCCTATTGGCAGAAGCAAAGATGCTAAAGAGGGAACTGGAGAGAGAACGACTAATGACCATGACTTTAAGGGTGGAACTCCAGCAACTAAGTGCTAGTCAGACACATGGCAACTCAGATTCTTCCAGTGTATTAACTGAACAAAAGGAAATAGTAATCTTACGGGAAAGACTCACTGAGCTGGAGCGGAAGCTTAACTTTGAACAGCAGCGTTCTGATTTGTGGGAAAGACTGTATGTTGAggcaaaagaacaaaatggaaaacaagaagctgatggaaaaaagaaagggggTAGAGGAAACCACAGGGCTAAAAATAAGTCAAAGGAAACATTTTTGGGTTCAGTTAAGGAAACATTTGATGCCATGAAGAATTCTACCAAGGAGTTTGTGAGgcatcataaagaaaaaattaagcaggCTAAAGAAGCTGtgaaggaaaatttgaaaaaattctcagATTCAGTTAAATCTACCTTTAGACATTTTAAAGATACCACCAAGAATATCTTCGATGAAAAGGGTAATAAAAGATATGGTGCTACAAAAGAAGCTGCAGCTGAAAAATCAAGAACAACTTTTAGTGACTATTTACATCCAGAGTACAAAGCACCTACACAGAACCAGAATTGTAGAGGCCCTACTAGGCaaagagatggaaggaaagaaaagccagTTCACTTTgaagaattcagaaaaaatacaaattcacaGAAAGGCACTGCTGAGCATGACTGTAGGGAAAGTTATCCTTTTAGAAAGGCTTGTTCCGGTGTATTTGAATGTGCTCGACAAGAATCCATGAGCCTTTTTAATACAGTGGTGAATCCTATAAGGATAGATGAATTTAGACAGTTAATTCAAAGGTACTTATTAAAAGAGCTGGATGCTTTTCATCATTGGAAAGAACTTGAtcattttatcaataattttttcctaaatggtATCTTTATACATGATCAGAAGCTCTTCACTGACTTTGTTAATGATGTTAAAGATTATCTTAAAGACATGAAGGAATATCAAGTAGATAATGATGGAGTGTTTGAGAAGTTggatgaatatatatatagacacttCTTTGGTCAAACTTTTCCCCCTCCATATGGACCCAG TCGACCTGATAAAAAGCAACGTATGGTAAATATTGAAAACGCCAGGCATCGaaaacaagaacagaagcatcttCAGCCACAGCCTTATAAAAGGGAAGGTAAATGGCATAAATATGGTCGCACTAATGGAAGATACATGGCAAATCTTGAAATAGAATTGGGGCAATTACCTTTTGATCCTAAATATTGA
- the CCPG1 gene encoding cell cycle progression protein 1 isoform X5 — translation MSENSSDSDSSCGWTVINHEGSDVEMVNSVTASNNCELTPECSSLEQEELQVLQVEQGESSQHGTVLMGEAAYPALEETKSAIEAEEEKSSEDNVGFGTASDDSDIVTLEPPKLEEMGNQEIIIVEEAQNPEDFNMGSSSSSQYAFCQPETVFSSQPSDDESSSDETGNQPSPAFRRRRTRKKTVSTSESEEQQLTAQETEPSKELSKRQFSSGLNKCVILALVIAISMGFGHFYGTIQIQNRQQLVRKIHEDELNDMKDYLSQCQQEQESFTDYKSLKDNLARCWTVTEAEKMSFETQKMNLATENQHLRKSLEKEEKALSSLLQELSKLREQIRILEDKGTSTELVKENQKLKQNLEEEKQKKHSFLNQRETLLAEAKMLKRELERERLMTMTLRVELQQLSASQTHGNSDSSSVLTEQKEIVILRERLTELERKLNFEQQRSDLWERLYVEAKEQNGKQEADGKKKGGRGNHRAKNKSKETFLGSVKETFDAMKNSTKEFVRHHKEKIKQAKEAVKENLKKFSDSVKSTFRHFKDTTKNIFDEKGNKRYGATKEAAAEKSRTTFSDYLHPEYKAPTQNQNCRGPTRQRDGRKEKPVHFEEFRKNTNSQKGTAEHDCRESYPFRKACSGVFECARQESMSLFNTVVNPIRIDEFRQLIQRYLLKELDAFHHWKELDHFINNFFLNGIFIHDQKLFTDFVNDVKDYLKDMKEYQVDNDGVFEKLDEYIYRHFFGQTFPPPYGPSRPDKKQRMVNIENARHRKQEQKHLQPQPYKREGKWHKYGRTNGRYMANLEIELGQLPFDPKY, via the exons GGGTCTGATGTAGAGATGGTGAATTCTGTCACAGCCAGTAACAACTGTGAGCTTACTCCAGAATGTTCATCCTTAGAGCAAGAGGAGCTACAAGTATTGCAGGTAGAACAGGGAG AAAGCAGCCAACATGGCACAGTGTTAATGGGAGAAGCTGCTTATCCAGCTTTGGAAGAAACCAAGTCAGCAATTGAG GCAGAGGAAGAAAAGTCATCTGAAGACAATGTCGGTTTTGGAACTGCCAGTGACGATTCTGATATTGTTACCCTTGAGCCACCAAAGTTAGAAGAAATGGGAAATCAAGAAATAATCATTGTTGAAGAAGCACAGAATCCAGAAGACTTTAACATGGGCTCTTCCTCTAGCAGCCAGTATGCATTCTGTCAGCCAGAAACTG tattttcatCTCAGCCTAGTGACGATGAATCAAGTAGTGATGAAACCGGTAATCAGCCCAGTCCTGCCTTTAGACGACGCCGTACCAGGAAGAAGACTGTTTCTACTTCAGAATCTGAGGAACAGCAACTTACTGCACAAGAAACTGAACCATCTAAGGAGTTGAGTAAACGCCAGTTCAGTAGTGGTCTCAATAAGTGTGTTATACTTGCCTTAGTGATTGCAATCAGCATGGGATTTGGACATTTCTATG gaacAATTCAGATTCAGAATCGTCAACAATTAGTCAGAAAAATACATGAAGATGAATTGAATGATATGAAGGATTATCTTTCTCAGTGTCAACAGGAACAAGAATCTTTTACAGATTATAAG tcattGAAAGACAACCTTGCAAGGTGTTGGACCGTTACTGAAGCAGAGAAGATGTCCTTTGAAACTCAGAAAATGAACCTTGCTACGGAAAATCAGCATTTAAGAAAATCtctggagaaggaagaaaaagcctTGTCTTCATTACTGCAAGAGTTAAGCAAACTAAGAGAACAGATTAGAATATTGGAAGATAAAGGAACAAGTACTGAATTAGttaaagaaaatcagaaactTAAGCAAAATTTggaagaggaaaagcagaaaaaacacAGCTTCCTTAATCAAAGGGAGACCCTATTGGCAGAAGCAAAGATGCTAAAGAGGGAACTGGAGAGAGAACGACTAATGACCATGACTTTAAGGGTGGAACTCCAGCAACTAAGTGCTAGTCAGACACATGGCAACTCAGATTCTTCCAGTGTATTAACTGAACAAAAGGAAATAGTAATCTTACGGGAAAGACTCACTGAGCTGGAGCGGAAGCTTAACTTTGAACAGCAGCGTTCTGATTTGTGGGAAAGACTGTATGTTGAggcaaaagaacaaaatggaaaacaagaagctgatggaaaaaagaaagggggTAGAGGAAACCACAGGGCTAAAAATAAGTCAAAGGAAACATTTTTGGGTTCAGTTAAGGAAACATTTGATGCCATGAAGAATTCTACCAAGGAGTTTGTGAGgcatcataaagaaaaaattaagcaggCTAAAGAAGCTGtgaaggaaaatttgaaaaaattctcagATTCAGTTAAATCTACCTTTAGACATTTTAAAGATACCACCAAGAATATCTTCGATGAAAAGGGTAATAAAAGATATGGTGCTACAAAAGAAGCTGCAGCTGAAAAATCAAGAACAACTTTTAGTGACTATTTACATCCAGAGTACAAAGCACCTACACAGAACCAGAATTGTAGAGGCCCTACTAGGCaaagagatggaaggaaagaaaagccagTTCACTTTgaagaattcagaaaaaatacaaattcacaGAAAGGCACTGCTGAGCATGACTGTAGGGAAAGTTATCCTTTTAGAAAGGCTTGTTCCGGTGTATTTGAATGTGCTCGACAAGAATCCATGAGCCTTTTTAATACAGTGGTGAATCCTATAAGGATAGATGAATTTAGACAGTTAATTCAAAGGTACTTATTAAAAGAGCTGGATGCTTTTCATCATTGGAAAGAACTTGAtcattttatcaataattttttcctaaatggtATCTTTATACATGATCAGAAGCTCTTCACTGACTTTGTTAATGATGTTAAAGATTATCTTAAAGACATGAAGGAATATCAAGTAGATAATGATGGAGTGTTTGAGAAGTTggatgaatatatatatagacacttCTTTGGTCAAACTTTTCCCCCTCCATATGGACCCAG TCGACCTGATAAAAAGCAACGTATGGTAAATATTGAAAACGCCAGGCATCGaaaacaagaacagaagcatcttCAGCCACAGCCTTATAAAAGGGAAGGTAAATGGCATAAATATGGTCGCACTAATGGAAGATACATGGCAAATCTTGAAATAGAATTGGGGCAATTACCTTTTGATCCTAAATATTGA
- the CCPG1 gene encoding cell cycle progression protein 1 isoform X1, translating to MSENSSDSDSSCGWTVINHEGSDVEMVNSVTASNNCELTPECSSLEQEELQVLQVEQGESSQHGTVLMGEAAYPALEETKSAIEAEEEKSSEDNVGFGTASDDSDIVTLEPPKLEEMGNQEIIIVEEAQNPEDFNMGSSSSSQYAFCQPETERWWEKLWKIPECIWGWDDQLKHHVPSQLAFQVFSSQPSDDESSSDETGNQPSPAFRRRRTRKKTVSTSESEEQQLTAQETEPSKELSKRQFSSGLNKCVILALVIAISMGFGHFYVMLSCYVAQAGLELLASSNPPNLASQITGITGTIQIQNRQQLVRKIHEDELNDMKDYLSQCQQEQESFTDYKSLKDNLARCWTVTEAEKMSFETQKMNLATENQHLRKSLEKEEKALSSLLQELSKLREQIRILEDKGTSTELVKENQKLKQNLEEEKQKKHSFLNQRETLLAEAKMLKRELERERLMTMTLRVELQQLSASQTHGNSDSSSVLTEQKEIVILRERLTELERKLNFEQQRSDLWERLYVEAKEQNGKQEADGKKKGGRGNHRAKNKSKETFLGSVKETFDAMKNSTKEFVRHHKEKIKQAKEAVKENLKKFSDSVKSTFRHFKDTTKNIFDEKGNKRYGATKEAAAEKSRTTFSDYLHPEYKAPTQNQNCRGPTRQRDGRKEKPVHFEEFRKNTNSQKGTAEHDCRESYPFRKACSGVFECARQESMSLFNTVVNPIRIDEFRQLIQRYLLKELDAFHHWKELDHFINNFFLNGIFIHDQKLFTDFVNDVKDYLKDMKEYQVDNDGVFEKLDEYIYRHFFGQTFPPPYGPSRPDKKQRMVNIENARHRKQEQKHLQPQPYKREGKWHKYGRTNGRYMANLEIELGQLPFDPKY from the exons GGGTCTGATGTAGAGATGGTGAATTCTGTCACAGCCAGTAACAACTGTGAGCTTACTCCAGAATGTTCATCCTTAGAGCAAGAGGAGCTACAAGTATTGCAGGTAGAACAGGGAG AAAGCAGCCAACATGGCACAGTGTTAATGGGAGAAGCTGCTTATCCAGCTTTGGAAGAAACCAAGTCAGCAATTGAG GCAGAGGAAGAAAAGTCATCTGAAGACAATGTCGGTTTTGGAACTGCCAGTGACGATTCTGATATTGTTACCCTTGAGCCACCAAAGTTAGAAGAAATGGGAAATCAAGAAATAATCATTGTTGAAGAAGCACAGAATCCAGAAGACTTTAACATGGGCTCTTCCTCTAGCAGCCAGTATGCATTCTGTCAGCCAGAAACTG AAAGGTGGTGGGAGAAGCTGTGGAAGATTCCTGAATGCATTTGGGGATGGGATGATCAGCTGAAACACCATGTTCCTAGCCAACTCGCTTTCCAAG tattttcatCTCAGCCTAGTGACGATGAATCAAGTAGTGATGAAACCGGTAATCAGCCCAGTCCTGCCTTTAGACGACGCCGTACCAGGAAGAAGACTGTTTCTACTTCAGAATCTGAGGAACAGCAACTTACTGCACAAGAAACTGAACCATCTAAGGAGTTGAGTAAACGCCAGTTCAGTAGTGGTCTCAATAAGTGTGTTATACTTGCCTTAGTGATTGCAATCAGCATGGGATTTGGACATTTCTATG tgATGctatcttgctatgttgcccaggctggtcttgaactcctggcctcaagcaaccctcccaacttggcctcccaaatcactgggataacag gaacAATTCAGATTCAGAATCGTCAACAATTAGTCAGAAAAATACATGAAGATGAATTGAATGATATGAAGGATTATCTTTCTCAGTGTCAACAGGAACAAGAATCTTTTACAGATTATAAG tcattGAAAGACAACCTTGCAAGGTGTTGGACCGTTACTGAAGCAGAGAAGATGTCCTTTGAAACTCAGAAAATGAACCTTGCTACGGAAAATCAGCATTTAAGAAAATCtctggagaaggaagaaaaagcctTGTCTTCATTACTGCAAGAGTTAAGCAAACTAAGAGAACAGATTAGAATATTGGAAGATAAAGGAACAAGTACTGAATTAGttaaagaaaatcagaaactTAAGCAAAATTTggaagaggaaaagcagaaaaaacacAGCTTCCTTAATCAAAGGGAGACCCTATTGGCAGAAGCAAAGATGCTAAAGAGGGAACTGGAGAGAGAACGACTAATGACCATGACTTTAAGGGTGGAACTCCAGCAACTAAGTGCTAGTCAGACACATGGCAACTCAGATTCTTCCAGTGTATTAACTGAACAAAAGGAAATAGTAATCTTACGGGAAAGACTCACTGAGCTGGAGCGGAAGCTTAACTTTGAACAGCAGCGTTCTGATTTGTGGGAAAGACTGTATGTTGAggcaaaagaacaaaatggaaaacaagaagctgatggaaaaaagaaagggggTAGAGGAAACCACAGGGCTAAAAATAAGTCAAAGGAAACATTTTTGGGTTCAGTTAAGGAAACATTTGATGCCATGAAGAATTCTACCAAGGAGTTTGTGAGgcatcataaagaaaaaattaagcaggCTAAAGAAGCTGtgaaggaaaatttgaaaaaattctcagATTCAGTTAAATCTACCTTTAGACATTTTAAAGATACCACCAAGAATATCTTCGATGAAAAGGGTAATAAAAGATATGGTGCTACAAAAGAAGCTGCAGCTGAAAAATCAAGAACAACTTTTAGTGACTATTTACATCCAGAGTACAAAGCACCTACACAGAACCAGAATTGTAGAGGCCCTACTAGGCaaagagatggaaggaaagaaaagccagTTCACTTTgaagaattcagaaaaaatacaaattcacaGAAAGGCACTGCTGAGCATGACTGTAGGGAAAGTTATCCTTTTAGAAAGGCTTGTTCCGGTGTATTTGAATGTGCTCGACAAGAATCCATGAGCCTTTTTAATACAGTGGTGAATCCTATAAGGATAGATGAATTTAGACAGTTAATTCAAAGGTACTTATTAAAAGAGCTGGATGCTTTTCATCATTGGAAAGAACTTGAtcattttatcaataattttttcctaaatggtATCTTTATACATGATCAGAAGCTCTTCACTGACTTTGTTAATGATGTTAAAGATTATCTTAAAGACATGAAGGAATATCAAGTAGATAATGATGGAGTGTTTGAGAAGTTggatgaatatatatatagacacttCTTTGGTCAAACTTTTCCCCCTCCATATGGACCCAG TCGACCTGATAAAAAGCAACGTATGGTAAATATTGAAAACGCCAGGCATCGaaaacaagaacagaagcatcttCAGCCACAGCCTTATAAAAGGGAAGGTAAATGGCATAAATATGGTCGCACTAATGGAAGATACATGGCAAATCTTGAAATAGAATTGGGGCAATTACCTTTTGATCCTAAATATTGA